A portion of the Fulvia fulva chromosome 1, complete sequence genome contains these proteins:
- a CDS encoding putative kinetochore protein spc25: protein MAAGTLTPSRFSASHTGNYTAVGPSMADTLPSIDFNFGDLRERMAQFTARFDDFIERGRKRVLEERNAFRMNLADAEDQQRQRKQAIHELESKTSSHAHILAREAQEADEMHEAIQGLTLQKEEHNRQRDHIKSEIESIRTAIRQKRDAQAAHQRSLDSQARHNLPELQFWENCLGMHLEGTGVEDRLRFVFDTSEENTAMPECWYELQIGREQKVVNTKPRLEREDIEAAQESLQETKQLGLFIKTMRTHLLKALKQ, encoded by the exons ATGGCCGCCGGTACTCTGACCCCGAGCCGCTTCAGCGCATCACACACTGGCAACTACACCGCAGTGGGACCCTCGATGGCCGACACATTACCCTCTATCGACTTCAACTTTGGCGACTTGCGCGAGCGGATGGCGCAATTCACGGCGCGCTTTGACGACTTCATCGAGCGCGGGCGCAAGAGAGTGCTCGAAGAGCGCAATGCGTTTCGTATGAACTTGGCAGATGCGGAAG ATCAACAGCGCCAACGTAAACAAGCGATCCACGAGCTTGAATCGAAGACATCGAGTCATGCGCATATTCTTGCACGAGAAGCCCAAGAAGCGGATGAGATGCATGAGGCCATCCAAGGCCTGACTCTGCAGAAGGAGGAGCATAACCGACAGCGCGATCACATCAAGTCAGAGATTGAATCGATTCGGACAGCCATACGCCAGAAGCGCGACGCGCAGGCCGCACATCAGCGCTCGCTGGATTCTCAAGCACGTCACAACCTACCGGAACTGCAATTTTGGGAGAACTGCTTAGGCATGCATTTGGAAGGTACGGGCGTGGAGGATCGTTTGAGATTTGTGTTCGATACGAGTGAAGAGAACACGGCTATGCCAGAGTGCTGGTATGAGTTGCAGATTGGAAGGGAGCAAAAAGTGGTCAACACAAAGCCACGGCTCGAGCGAGAGGACATCGAGGCCGCGCAAGAGTCGCTGCAAGAGACGAAGCAGCTGGGGCTCTTTATCAAAACTATGCGGACGCACTTACTGAAAGCGCTCAAGCAATAA
- a CDS encoding Major facilitator superfamily multidrug transporter mdrA → MIASSQIWNQYQKGLNSAAGLGLVGRSLGRRIRREVVCFRSSESTLTSFFLPLIPPPHSRFLGTMAFGESLERVLSRPTAKPYRSGNFAKDERVYLNADGHVDFGPNDIENPKVWSTARRWYITVISVSLVISATFASSAPSGTLPSISEELHVSTTASNLVTTLFLLGYCFGPLVWAPLSEFFGRRWIFYLTFKAYFAFNFLCAFTPNFAGLLVGRFLTGTLASAALSNAPGVLADLWGPIERGNAMVVFSMMTYAGPALGPVVAGFLQVTKSWRWIFYVLIWLAFGTLLPMLTIPETLPSRVLTNKARRIRKAKIPGYENVQSPAEAANQSLASIFKVALTRPWIILFDPISFLVAIYLSVIYALLYMLFTIYPIVFQQMRGWNAGVGALPLIGTMLGAFLAGGIVFYESTIGKKRMLAGIERTPEDRMPLAMIGGILFPISMFWFAWSGNFNSCPWPVVAIAGVFLSTGIVLIFVSYLNYLADSYLLFAASAIAANTVCRSAAGAAAPLFTEQMFEALGVGPAGSLIAGVACLLAPIPFLFYRYGAEIRKRSRFAPTEEGRPTNNDQAHSGDRASQGDAGGSEKEELALDEEAGVLGKDVEKTSHESDSPQQARDPYLNADGLKKAER, encoded by the exons ATGATCGCCTCCTCGCAAATATGGAACCAGTATCAAAAAGGACTCAATTCCGCAGCGGGTTTGGGCCTCGTGGGTAGGTCGCTCGGCCGTCGGATACGTAGAGAAGTAGTGTGCTTCAGGAGTAGTGAGTCGACACTGACCTCTTTCTTCCTCCCTCTTATACCACCTCCCCATTCCCGCTTTCTCGGTACAATGGCGTTTGGAGAGTCCTTGGAGCGCGTCCTCTCTCGGCCAACCGCGAAGCCATACCGGTCTGGGAATTTTGCAAAAGACGAGAGAGTCTATCTAAATGCCGATGGACATGTCGACTTTGGTCCCAACGATATAGAGAACCCGAAAGTCTGGTCGACTGCAAGGCGATGGTATATCACCGTGATCTCTGTCTCGCTAGTCATCAGCGCAACGTTCGCCTCATCAGCACCCTCTGGAACACTTCCGAGCATATCTGAGGAACTTCACGTATCGACGACAGCGTCAAATTTGGTCACGACATTGTTCCTGCTTGGATACTGCTTTGGACCACTAGTTTGGGCGCCTCTCTCAGAATTCTTCGGACGACGATGGATATTCTACCTAACCTTCAAGGCGTACTTCGCCTTCAACTTCCTCTGCGCATTCACGCCAAACTTCGCCGGGCTACTGGTCGGACGCTTCTTGACTGGCACCCTCGCATCGGCAGCTCTTAGTAATGCTCCTGGTGTACTCGCCGATCTGTGGGGGCCAATCGAG CGCGGGAACGCTATGGTAGTTTTCTCCATGATGACTTATGCTGGCCCTGCTCTTGGTCCAGTCGTGGCAGGATTTCTACAAGTCACGAAGAGTTGGCGCTGGATCTTCTACGTGCTGATTTGGTTGGCGTTTGGAACGTTGCTCCCCATGCTCACGATTCCTGAGACTCTTCCTTCGAGAGTCCTCACCAACAAGGCGAGACGGATTCGCAAGGCCAAGATACCAGGTTACGAGAATGTGCAGTCACCAGCAGAAGCCGCAAATCAGAGTCTTGCTAGCATTTTCAAGGTTGCGCTAACACGGCCATGGATTATCCTGTTCGATCCGATTTCGTTCCTGGTGGCTATATATTTGAGTGTCATTTACGCGCTCCTGTACATGTTATTTACTATATACCCTATTGTTTTCCAGCAGATGCGTGGCTGGAACGCTGGGGTGGGAGCGCTGCCACTGATCGGTACAATGTTGGGGGCCTTCCTTGCGGGCGGTATAGTGTTCTACGAAAGTACAATCGGGAAGAAGAGAATGCTGGCTGGAATCGAACGAACTCCAGAAGACCGCATGCCTCTGGCAATGATTGGTGGCATTCTCTTCCCTATATCGATGTTCTGGTTCGCATGGAGCGGCAATTTCAACTCATGTCCGTGGCCGGTGGTCGCGATT GCTGGAGTCTTCCTGTCTACAGGCATCGTGCTGATCTTCGTCTCTTACCTGAACTACCTGGCTGACAGCTACTTGCTCTTTGCTGCTTCGGCGATAGCCGCGAATACAGTCTGTCGTTCTGCAGCGGGCGCAGCAGCTCCACTGTTTACAGAGCAGATGTTTGAGGCGCTCGGCGTAGGTCCAGCCGGATCCCTCATTGCAGGCGTTGCGTGTCTGCTAGCACCGATCCCATTCTTGTTCTACCGATATGGAGCAGAAATCAGAAAGCGAAGCAGGTTTGCGCCCACTGAGGAGGGCAGGCCAACAAATAACGATCAAGCTCACTCTGGCGATCGTGCTTCGCAAGGGGACGCTGGCGGTTCTGAGAAGGAAGAGTTGGCGCTTGATGAAGAGGCTGGAGTCCTTGGTAAGGACGTTGAGAAGACGTCGCACGAGAGCGATTCGCCGCAACAGGCCCGAGATCCGTATCTTAATGCTGATGGCTTGAAAAAGGCAGAACGTTAG
- a CDS encoding IMPACT family member: MSLKRKHSQDEDATTPTIFRSAPIEDRQSTFVGYFFPATTKKPKELQQLEEFASASHKVIGWRRESNQQSITKAKQYVLGNDDDGEKYAGKKVEKVLDAMRVEGSCVVARWYGGVMLGPVRFSHIETVAKEAVRSWQDYEAEAKSKKRRLEEEAAEHTRLCKSLAERDQSVDVLRDLAAKKELEVKQHEGDAEEPSETPTSSAANKTVADYTIMTIERLRALDKARDATITFLLKRIDKAEAELKAREKPTGDPS; encoded by the coding sequence ATGTCGCTCAAGCGCAAGCACTCCCAAGATGAGGATGCGACAACTCCGACCATCTTCCGCTCAGCACCAATCGAAGATCGGCAGTCCACCTTCGTTGGCTACTTCTTCCCAGCAACGACCAAGAAGCCCAAAGAGCTGCAGCAACTAGAGGAGTTCGCAAGCGCGTCCCACAAGGTCATTGGCTGGCGCAGAGAGAGCAATCAGCAGAGCATCACGAAGGCCAAGCAATACGTTCTCGGCAACGACGACGATGGCGAGAAGTATGCTGGCAAGAAGGTCGAGAAAGTCCTCGATGCTATGCGGGTCGAGGGATCATGTGTTGTGGCGCGCTGGTACGGAGGCGTCATGTTGGGCCCGGTCAGGTTCAGTCACATCGAGACTGTTGCAAAGGAGGCTGTTCGATCATGGCAAGACTACGAAGCCGAAGCCAAGTCGAAGAAGCGAAGGCTTGAAGAGGAGGCTGCCGAACATACGAGGCTATGCAAATCCCTGGCAGAAAGAGATCAGAGCGTCGATGTGCTTCGCGACCTGGCTGCCAAGAAGGAGCTTGAGGTGAAGCAGCACGAAGGGGACGCCGAGGAACCGAGTGAGACGCCTACTTCGAGTGCTGCCAACAAGACGGTGGCAGATTACACCATAATGACGATCGAGCGCCTCAGAGCTCTGGACAAAGCTAGAGATGCGACCATTACTTTCCTGCTGAAGCGAATCGATAAAGCGGAAGCAGAACTCAAGGCTCGTGAAAAGCCTACAGGAGATCCATCGTGA
- a CDS encoding Acetolactate synthase, whose amino-acid sequence MMAEQKVAQIIVQSLINANAKVVFGIPGAKVDAVFDTLSDHPEIRLVVCRHEQNAAFMAAAVGRITGTPGVCIATSGPGAGNLTTGLVTATTEGDPVVAIVGSVPRLLNTKHTHQSMKALDILRPTAKSATNIDVEDQAAEVILAAFRTANGNPKGSAVVSLPMDVAAGKSKITAFPGTAFKAPLYGTAPYTDVKKVAKMIDEAKLPVLFLGMRASSSVVVSAVREFLKKHPIAVVETFQAAGAVPESLADQIFFGRVGLFRNQIGDRVLAKSDLIITLGYDPTEYDANSWNPHGDLNLVHVDYTSCDYGAYYHPEVELLGSVRENILALGNEVTHVTNPAEDEFCQGLTRELRAWQKEYEEQEDQHTGLVQPLRFISALQKRVSKDTTVTVDVGTVYIYMMRYFYAYEPRKLLCSNGQQTLGVGMPWAIAASLTQDPPCSQKVVSLSGDGGFMFSSQELSTAVQQGCNITHFIWNDEAYNMVEFQEEMKYGRSSGIKLGGVDFVKYAESFGGKGFRINNTSEIEKVMDEALAHKGLSLVDVRIDYSHAKDLSGNLVKDSVG is encoded by the exons ATGATGGCGGAACAGAAGGTGGCTCAGATCATCGTGCAAAGCTTGATCAATGCCAATGCTAAGGTGGTCTTCGGTATACCCGGAGCGAAAGTCGATGCTGTCTTCGATACTCTATCAGATCACCCCGAGATTCGGCTCGTGGTGTGCCGGCACGAACAAAATGCAGCATTCATGGCAGCCGCCGTTGGCCGCATCACTGGAACACCCGGAGTCTGCATTGCAACATCTGGACCCGGCGCTGGCAACTTAACTACAGGCTTGGTGACAGCCACTACCGAAGGTGATCCTGTTGTCGCCATCGTTGGCTCCGTGCCCCGCCTGCTCAACACAAAGCACACACATCAGTCTATGAAAGCCTTGGACATCCTCCGACCGACCGCCAAATCTGCCACCAACATTGACGTCGAGGATCAGGCGGCGGAGGTTATACTTGCTGCCTTCCGAACGGCCAATGGCAACCCAAAGGGCAGCGCCGTCGTATCTCTGCCGATGGATGTGGCAGCTGGGAAGTCTAAGATCACGGCGTTCCCTGGCACAGCTTTCAAGGCGCCCCTGTATGGCACAGCACCTTACACAGATGTCAAGAAGGTGGCCAAGATGATCGATGAGGCTAAGCTTCCAGTCCTTTTCCTTGGGATGAGAGCTTCCAGCTCGGTAGTTGTCAGTGCAGTCAGAGAATTTCTCAAGAAGCATCCGATCGCAGTGGTTGAGACATTCCAAGCAGCTGGTGCCGTCCCGGAAAGCCTGGCTGATCAAATATTCTTTGGCCGCGTTGGTCTCTTCCGCAACCAAATTGGAGATCGAGTGCTGGCAAAATCAGATCTCATTATCACCCTTGGTTACGATCCTACCGAATATGACGCCAACTCGTGGAATCCTCATGGTGACCTAAACCTGGTTCACGTCGACTACACTTCCTGCGACTATGGCGCATACTACCATCCTGAGGTAGAGCTTCTTGGGTCTGTACGGGAGAACATTCTAGCCCTTGGCAATGAGGTGACACATGTTACGAACCCAGCCGAAGACGAATTTTGCCAGGGCTTGACCAGGGAACTGCGCGCCTGGCAAAAGGAGTATGAAGAACAGGAAGACCAACATACGGGTCTCGTACAGCCGCTGCGGTTTATATCTGCGTTACAGAAACGCGTGTCGAAGGACACAACAGTGACGGTCGACGTTGGCACCGTCTATATTTATATGATGCGATACTTCTACGCCTACGAGCCGCGAAAACTGCTATGCTCGAACGGTCAACAGACACTTGGAGTCGGCATGCCATGGGCCATCGCAGCCTCACTGACTCAAGACCCACCGTGCTCGCAGAAGGTGGTGTCCTTAAGTGGCGATGGTGGTTTCATGTTCTCATCCCAGGAGCTATCGACTGCAGTACAGCAAGGCTGCAACATCACCCACTTTATCTGGAACGACGAAGCCTACAACATGGTGGAGTTTCAGGAAGAAATGAAGTACGGCCGCAGCAGTGGTATCAAGCTGGGTGGCGTAGATTTTGTCAAGTATGCTGAGAGCTTTGGTGGCAAGGGATTCAG GATCAACAACACATCCGAGATCGAGAAGGTTATGGACGAAGCTCTGGCACACAAAGGTCTGTCGCTGGTCGATGTCAGGATCGACTACTCTCATGCGAAGGATCTTTCGGGCAACCTCGTCAAGGACAGTGTCGGCTGA
- a CDS encoding Alpha-acetolactate decarboxylase: MEDNHIYQFSLLNALMDGVCETGIPVSKLATKGNQGLGTFSRMNGELMFLDGHVYQLQAQGNVREADPSDQIPFAVSTHFVPQKTSQVELKDKPDVGNALNSFNDHAKNLFMTYRINGTFEYLKCRTVRGQEYKGQPLSELSQKQSVEEYENVEGTIIGFRTPKNWQGFGVAGEHLHFIKKDRKAGGHVLEVRAKKVEMQMAVASNVHVELPTSDDFNAAELVTDDEGVKKAEG; encoded by the exons ATGGAAGACAACCACATATATCA GTTCTCCCTCCTCAACGCTTTAATGGACGGTGTCTGCGAAACCGGCATCCCCGTTTCCAAACTCGCCACAAAAGGCAACCAAGGCCTCGGCACCTTCTCCCGCATGAACGGCGAGCTCATGTTCCTGGACGGTCACGTCTACCAGCTCCAAGCACAAGGCAACGTCCGCGAGGCAGACCCCTCAGACCAAATCCCCTTCGCAGTCAGCACCCACTTCGTCCCCCAAAAGACATCGCAAGTAGAGCTAAAGGACAAACCCGACGTCGGCAACGCCCTAAACAGTTTCAACGACCACGCCAAAAACTTGTTCATGACGTATCGCATCAATGGCACGTTTGAGTATCTGAAGTGTAGAACTGTGAGGGGGCAGGAGTACAAGGGCCAGCCGTTGTCGGAGCTAAGTCAGAAGCAGAGCGTGGAGGAGTATGAGAATGTTGAGGGAACGATTATCGGCTTCAGAACACCGAAGAATTGGCAGGGGTTTGGAGTCGCTGGGGAGCATCTCCATTTCATTAAGAAGGATCGGAAGGCAGGTGGGCATGTTTTGGAGGTGAGGGCGAAGAAGGTGGAGATGCAGATGGCGGTGGCGAGTAATGTGCATGTCGAGTTGCCGACGAGTGATGATTTCAATGCGGCGGAATTGGTTACTGATGATGAGGGCGTGAAGAAGGCCGAAGGTTGA
- a CDS encoding Virulence protein SSD1, which produces MDQQQQQPGQNGPQGPAGRRLHIAHRRSPSEMTPLMMEQLALAQQIEMLQAQQQQIAATHQQYVNMGMIPQQQQLPNQFQQMQGQMQNLNVSPQPGAFQFPQGQQMGQQPMGMSMGQASAHRRNQSAMPNMGMGPPPAPSSGASGTGFADFGAFGASIPRNENAAPTRGRGGGAAGGGHARRHSLALPEAKKAAELAEAKRKTSGFQFPLPGASTDSPPAKDRTASPANAASDATQTTPSSASRGGMAGRGHGRSQSMAVGNGRGMGQSSRGGPQGFQFPPPQATNDGGANTSELGRRGSQGHGRTGSRNFEGNWRNPNNNNQSISEPQNSNMGNFHMNQHASAQPFQPGHRQRGSVNQSLSSMQGFQYQPQPQLMQLTQGQVLVQQPGMFGGQQLNALQLAQLQAYQQAGIPAPSLAQLTGAHNMPQMGPGMGGGQQQQRKTLFTPYLPQATLPALLADGQLVAGILRVNKKNRSDAYVTTTDLDADIFICGSKDRNRALEGDLVAVELLDVDEVWGQKREKEEKKKRKDVTDARSGSVTAVNDATTQPESAADGGLRRRGSLKQRPTQKKNDDVEVEGQSLLLMEEDEINDEQKPLYAGHIVAVIERVAGQMFSGSLGLLRPSSQATKEKQEAERQAREGGHGRPERQQERPKIVWFKPTDKRVPLIAIPTEQAPKDFVDRHHEYAGKIFVACIKRWPITSLHPFGTLVEQLGDAGDLKVETDALLRDNNFGPDDFSDAVIKNVGYEDWSVENDGETALDGRRDFREEQTFTIDPNGSKELDDAIHFKELADGFVEIGIHVADVAHFVKANSLVDREAKKRGTGVYLMNRSVNMLPSKLSQEVCCLQPGEDRYTVSVVLKVDATGRVVDDDTWIGKSVIKSSGKLSYDEVDAVINGETPSSVGEERTKQILQLHSIAQKLRQARYGSDESSIPPLRLLYQLDDENVPVEHNIFDSSPSHEMIEELSHKTNALVAQKIYESLGERALLRRQASPNPRRLRTFAERMANIGYDIDISTSAALQNSLFRIDDAEIRKGMETLIVKAMGRAKYIVPGRAADSDLSHYALNLPLYTHFTNPSRRYADIIVHRQLESVLSEGAVEFAEDLESLNKTAETCNTKKDSAHAAQEQSVHIESCRKMNKLSEEQGGDLISVGIVVCVYESAFDVLIPEYGFEKRVHCDQLPLKKAEFDKNTRLLELYWEKGVPSSAFVPEDERQPAKGHRPTHSTVAREVAAKQKEAQEAERKAMNTGSIDAQDVDALFDDDDDNASEVTDNTAGVALNGDRATQSGPPSPTRNGLAPQRSKSDSRLLANSSAPESKLTNKDKYLGLFGLREQNGDYIQDVKEMTRVPVLLRTDLTKSPPCLTIRSLNPYAL; this is translated from the exons TCAGCAACAGCAACAGCCCGGTCAGAATGGTCCGCAGGGGCCCGCCGGACGTCGACTGCACATTGCTCATCGCCGCAGCCCATCAGAGATGACCCCATTGATGA TGGAACAGCTAGCTCTTGCCCAGCAGATTGAGATGCTGCAGGCCCAGCAACAGCAGATCGCTGCTACCCACCAGCAGTACGTCAACATGGGCATGATCCCGCAGCAACAACAACTCCCCAACCAATTCCAGCAAATGCAGGGACAGATGCAGAACCTCAACGTGTCACCCCAACCCGGCGCTTTCCAATTCCCGCAAGGTCAGCAGATGGGCCAGCAACCTATGGGCATGTCGATGGGTCAAGCCTCTGCACATCGTCGCAATCAGTCCGCAATGCCCAACATGGGTATGGGCCCACCTCCTGCGCCGTCGTCCGGGGCATCCGGAACGGGCTTTGCCGACTTTGGAGCCTTCGGGGCCAGCATACCAAGAAACGAGAACGCAGCGCCGACTCGAGGAAGAGGTGGTGGTGCAGCAGGTGGTGGACACGCACGGAGACACTCGCTTGCCTTGCCCGAGGCCAAGAAAGCTGCTGAGCTGGCAGAGGCGAAACGGAAGACTAGTGGTTTCCAGTTTCCACTCCCTGGCGCGAGCACCGATTCTCCACCCGCGAAGGATCGTACTGCAAGTCCTGCCAACGCAGCCAGCGATGCCACCCAGACCACTCCATCCAGTGCGTCTCGAGGCGGCATGGCTGGGCGTGGTCACGGCCGAAGCCAAAGCATGGCTGTCGGAAATGGTCGCGGCATGGGTCAAAGTAGCCGTGGAGGTCCGCAAGGCTTCCAATTCCCACCACCACAGGCCACAAATGACGGCGGCGCGAATACATCCGAGCTAGGCCGACGCGGTAGCCAAGGACATGGACGAACAGGATCCAGGAACTTTGAGGGTAACTGGCGCAACCCCAACAACAACAACCAGTCCATCAGTGAACCGCAGAACAGCAACATGGGTAACTTCCATATGAACCAGCATGCGTCCGCTCAGCCATTTCAGCCTGGTCATCGCCAGCGCGGATCAGTCAACCAATCCCTCAGCTCTATGCAGGGCTTCCAATACCAGCCTCAGCCACAGCTCATGCAGCTCACACAAGGTCAGGTCCTTGTTCAACAGCCAGGCATGTTCGGTGGTCAGCAGCTGAACGCTCTTCAGCTCGCCCAGCTTCAAGCCTACCAGCAGGCAGGTATCCCTGCACCAAGTCTCGCCCAGCTCACTGGCGCACACAACATGCCACAGATGGGTCCAGGTATGGGCGGTGGACAGCAACAGCAGCGCAAGACTCTGTTCACCCCATACTTGCCTCAAGCAACACTTCCAGCTCTTCTGGCTGATGGCCAGCTTGTGGCTGGTATACTCCGTGTCAACAAGAAGAACCGCAGCGACGCCTATGTTACTACCACCGACCTCGATGCAGATATCTTCATCTGTGGTAGCAAGGACCGCAACAGAGCTCTCGAAGGAGATCTCGTTGCTGTTGAGCTGCTTGATGTTGACGAAGTCTGGGGTCAGAAGCGTGAAAAGGAAGAGAAGAAGAAGCGCAAGGACGTGACTGACGCGCGTAGTGGCAGCGTTACCGCAGTCAACGATGCTACTACTCAGCCTGAGAGTGCTGCAGATGGTGGCCTCCGCCGACGTGGCAGCTTGAAGCAACGTCCAACACAGAAGAAGAACGATGATGTCGAGGTCGAAGGTCAGAGCCTGCTCCTCATGGAGGAAGACGAGATCAACGATGAGCAGAAGCCCCTTTACGCCGGACACATCGTTGCTGTCATCGAGCGTGTTGCAGGACAGATGTTCTCTGGATCACTCGGTCTGCTGCGACCAAGCAGCCAAGCAACAAAGGAGAAGCAAGAGGCAGAGCGTCAAGCTCGTGAGGGTGGTCACGGTCGCCCAGAGCGTCAACAAGAGCGTCCAAAGATTGTTTGGTTCAAGCCAACCGACAAGCGTGTACCACTGATCGCCATTCCAACTGAGCAAGCACCCAAGGACTTCGTCGATCGCCATCATGAATATGCCGGCAAGATCTTTGTCGCATGCATCAAGCGCTGGCCAATAACCAGTCTGCATCCTTTCGGTACTCTCGTTGAGCAACTGGGCGATGCCGGCGATCTTAAGGTGGAAACTGATGCATTGCTTCGCGACAACAACTTCGGTCCAGACGATTTCTCCGATGCTGTCATTAAGAATGTCGGCTACGAGGACTGGTCTGTCGAGAACGACGGCGAGACTGCTCTGGATGGACGCCGCGACTTCCGCGAAGAGCAGACTTTCACCATCGACCCGAACGGCAGCAAAGAGCTCGACGATGCCATTCACTTCAAGGAATTGGCTGATGGATTCGTCGAGATCGGCATCCACGTGGCAGATGTTGCCCACTTCGTGAAGGCAAACTCTCTCGTGGATCGTGAGGCCAAGAAGCGAGGTACTGGAGTATACTTGATGAATAGAAGCGTCAACATGCTTCCGTCCAAGCTTTCGCAGGAAGTTTGCTGCCTTCAGCCAGGTGAAGACCGCTACACTGTCTCGGTCGTTCTCAAGGTTGACGCTACTGGCCGCGTTGTCGACGATGACACCTGGATCGGCAAGTCGGTCATCAAGAGTTCTGGCAAGCTTTCTTACGATGAAGTCGATGCTGTTATCAACGGCGAGACGCCATCTTCCGTCGGCGAAGAGCGAACCAAGCAAATCCTCCAATTGCACTCCATTGCACAAAAGCTCCGACAAGCACGGTACGGCAGCGATGAGAGCAGCATCCCTCCACTCCGTCTGCTGTACCAGCTTGACGACGAGAATGTTCCTGTGGAGCACAATATCTTCGACTCAAGCCCATCACACGAAATGATCGAGGAGTTGAGCCATAAGACGAATGCCTTGGTCGCCCAGAAGATTTACGAGTCTCTTGGAGAGCGAGCACTGCTCCGCCGTCAAGCATCGCCAAACCCAAGACGCCTACGCACCTTTGCCGAACGCATGGCAAACATTGGCTACGACATCGACATCTCCACATCGGCTGCGCTTCAGAACAGCCTTTTCCGTATTGACGATGCAGAAATCCGCAAGGGTATGGAAACACTCATCGTCAAAGCCATGGGTCGTGCCAAGTACATCGTGCCCGGCAGAGCTGCCGACTCCGACCTGAGCCACTACGCCCTTAACCTGCCGCTCTACACACACTTCACTAACCCATCGCGCCGCTATGCCGACATCATTGTACACCGCCAGCTGGAGTCGGTCCTTTCTGAAGGTGCCGTGGAGTTTGCTGAAGACTTGGAATCACTAAACAAAACCGCGGAGACATGCAACACCAAGAAGGACTCTGCTCATGCCGCTCAGGAGCAGAGTGTGCACATTGAGTCTTGCCGAAAGATGAACAAGCTGAGTGAAGAGCAAGGCGGTGACCTGATTTCGGTTGGTATCGTTGTTTGCGTGTACGAGTCGGCGTTTGATGTTCTGATCCCGGAATACGGTTTCGAGAAAAGAGTACACTGCGACCAGCTGCCACTCAAGAAGGCAGAATTCGACAAGAACACACGTCTTCTAGAGCTCTACTGGGAGAAGGGTGTACCTTCTTCGGCGTTCGTACCTGAGGATGAGCGTCAACCAGCGAAGGGCCACCGCCCAACTCACAGCACTGTCGCACGGGAAGTAGCTGCCAAGCAGAAGGAGGCCCAAGAAGCTGAGCGAAAGGCCATGAACACTGGCTCGATTGATGCACAGGATGTTGATGCTCTTTTCGACGATGACGACGACAATGCTTCAGAGGTTACCGACAACACAGCCGGTGTCGCGCTCAACGGTGACCGTGCCACACAGAGCGGTCCACCATCGCCTACCAGAAATGGTCTGGCACCACAACGCTCCAAGTCCGACTCTCGACTCCTCGCCAACAGCTCAGCACCAGAGTCCAAGCTGACGAACAAGGATAAGTACCTTGGTTTGTTCGGCCTGCGTGAGCAGAACGGAGACTATATTCAGGACGTGAAGGAAATGACCAGAGTTCCGGTCCTGTTGAGAACTGATCTGACCAAGAGTCCACC GTGCTTGACCATCCGCTCACTCAACCCTTATGCTTTGTGA